AGTATCATATTATACTTCAGAGTTTGAAAGCGATGCAGGACCTCTTGATATTGCTGATTCGTCTGTTTCTTTAGGAACTACACATGAAGAGCTAgactcaaatttttttcgcaacatATTATTGGCTGCTGCAGTACTTGGAAcacttttcttccttttctactGCAAAAGAGTAATTACGTGTTTGATTTTGCGAAATATGCATGTTGTGTTAGAATATatagtttatttttcttttgcatatGTCGTTACaaagcaaatatattttgaaacgTTTtacgttttcgttttttcattaGTCATCTCTTTTAAAGTCTAGTtcacgaagaagaaaactaaaaaaaaaaacgaaggcTAATTATTGCGAAGAGTATGAAAAGGAGTTAGCAACGTGTGATTCAGGAAATATAGATTTATATTCTGAAGGCCATcaatattatttgaattacCATCCCGATCAATCATATTTGAATTACCGCCCCGATGAATCATATTTGAACTACGATTCAGATCAGTCATATTTGAATTACCACCCGGATCAATCATATTTGAATTACCATCCCGATCAAGACTATAACTACTAATTATAAGCACACAAattgaatatttatt
The window above is part of the Plasmodium cynomolgi strain B DNA, scaffold: 0301, whole genome shotgun sequence genome. Proteins encoded here:
- a CDS encoding CYIR protein (putative;~vir-type antigen) — protein: FESDAGPLDIADSSVSLGTTHEELDSNFFRNILLAAAVLGTLFFLFYCKRSSLLKSSSRRRKLKKKTKANYCEEYEKELATCDSGNIDLYSEGHQYYLNYHPDQSYLNYRPDESYLNYDSDQSYLNYHPDQSYLNYHPDQDYNY